The proteins below come from a single Triticum aestivum cultivar Chinese Spring chromosome 5D, IWGSC CS RefSeq v2.1, whole genome shotgun sequence genomic window:
- the LOC123119989 gene encoding putative pumilio homolog 7, chloroplastic has translation MKLDREMEMLLNEIPLLLHGDVLGCGEPAAAETDTDAVDFSYLIQELGEMGFVEDDDDDDDNAFLHPRKASSSPTSNLHFMDAENFVASRPFSMDKDRERALFDPFPFSSTCFDAAVGDDWDLLCPPARSRLCKTARPKKGTCSHGNGCQATSPKKCAAAKPSKYESLVGLRGYMYHVARDQHGCRFLQQRLDDGKREVDFIFTGVARHAVDLMVNPFGNYLMQKLLAVCSEEQRMGIVLTLTKDPFVLVRISLNVHGTRAVQKLIESLRAREEIQLVVAALRPGFLELIKDPNGNHVVQKCLQSFGADDNKPIFDAAAVYCLDIGMQCHGCCVLQRCIARSTGEHKEKLVAAIARNGFELAQDAYGNYVVQYVIELKVATANASLAQQFEGKYIHLSMQKFSSNVVEKCLKVFKEADKANIILELLSAPQFERLLLHPYANYVVYAALQNSKGSLHSALTNAIRPHVELLRTSPYCKRIYSRALLKK, from the exons ATGAAGCTTGACAGGGAGATGGAGATGCTCCTCAACGAGATCCCTCTCCTCCTCCACGGCGACGTCCTCGGCTGCGGCGAGCCAGCCGCCGCGGAGACCGACACCGATGCCGTCGATTTCTCTTACCTCATCCAAGAACTCGGCGAGATGGGGTtcgtcgaggacgacgacgatgacgacgacaacgCTTTCCTTCACCCCAGGAAGGCCAGCTCATCCCCGACGAGCAACCTCCATTTCATGGACGCCGAGAATTTCGTGGCGTCGCGTCCCTTCTCCATGGACAAAGACCGCGAGAGGGCTCTGTTCGATCCGTTCCCCTTCTCCAGCACCTGCTTCGACGCCGCCGTGGGCGACGACTGGGACCTCCTGTGTCCGCCGGCGAGGTCCCGGCTGTGCAAGACGGCGAGGCCGAAGAAGGGTACCTGCAGCCATGGCAACGGCTGCCAGGCGACGAGCCCCAAGAAGTGCGCGGCGGCGAAGCCGTCCAAGTACGAGAGCCTTGTCGGGCTGCGCGGGTACATGTACCACGTGGCCAGGGACCAGCACGGCTGCCGGTTTCTCCAGCAGCGGCTCGACGACGGCAAGCGCGAGGTCGATTTCATCTTCACCGGCGTCGCCCGTCACGCCGTCGACCTGATGGTGAACCCATTCGGGAACTACCTCATGCAGAAGCTGCTAGCCGTCTGCAGCGAGGAGCAGAGGATGGGCATCGTGCTCACCCTCACAAAGGACCCCTTCGTGCTCGTCAGGATCTCTCTCAATGTACATGG GACAAGGGCCGTACAGAAACTGATTGAAAGCTTGAGGGCAAGGGAGGAGATCCAGCTGGTCGTCGCAGCTCTGCGCCCCGGGTTCCTGGAGCTCATAAAGGATCCTAATGGTAACCATGTCGTGCAGAAGTGCTTGCAATCGTTCGGGGCCGATGATAACAAG CCCATCTTCGATGCTGCTGCTGTTTATTGCCTTGATATCGGGATGCAATGCCATGGCTGCTGCGTCCTGCAGCGGTGTATTGCGCGTTCGACGGGTGAGCACAAGGAGAAGCTGGTTGCCGCAATCGCTCGCAATGGGTTCGAACTTGCACAAGATGCCTATGG AAACTATGTTGTTCAGTATGTGATAGAACTAAAGGTCGCTACTGCAAATGCAAGTCTGGCACAGCAGTTTGAAGGCAAGTACATCCACCTCTCCATGCAGAAGTTCAGCAGCAACGTTGTCGAGAAATGCCTGAAAGTTTTCAAGGAAGCCGACAAAGCCAACATCATCCTGGAGCTCCTTTCTGCGCCGCAGTTCGAGCGGTTGCTTCTGCACCCTTACGCAAACTATGTGGTCTACGCAGCACTTCAGAATTCCAAG GGGTCTCTCCACTCAGCACTGACCAACGCCATCCGGCCTCATGTGGAACTACTCAGAACCAGCCCATACTGCAAGAGGATCTACTCTCGAGCTTTGCTGAAGAAGTGA